The following are encoded in a window of Synechococcus sp. PCC 7335 genomic DNA:
- a CDS encoding peptidoglycan-binding protein gives MSHPNGVWIWVLSEIDRNYLEKLKERGVERVYLKVFDGKSNPKFWRFQCTSEIIERFNNEGIEVYGWGYHYGTQDITAQVSAIQEALDCGISGYVIDIETEAENVNTHPYVGSLLEQLRQHIGSRKLGYTSFGHPQFHPNIPWKLLDQHCDLAFPQIYFEKFRFASTNEDEVQACLKAHRDLNLQKPILPIWGSESDARAPSSAGELQSYLARFPGSSVWRIPRVGERGQAWNLSYKDKVSQPVGGNPSEFELPSLSRILRRGSVGEDVKALQRALNALAFEAGNTNGEFNTQTERAVTRFQQKAGITIDGEVGPETWSALGGELGLVNRPDQGILQELGNFAEREANRDLQWTSPTSEAEKYLEIFREPMNNLGQIGTAKVFYDWCGAFVYYCCREVGIQVPIQPNEFWATMALVESWKFWARRKGYWFPKEGFIPKRGDILTFDWDGDRFSNHIGIVRNYTRGSNVIGTSEGNKANRSGNFDRDLRHVEGFIRISI, from the coding sequence ATGTCTCATCCCAATGGCGTTTGGATCTGGGTACTCTCAGAAATTGACAGGAACTATCTTGAAAAACTGAAAGAACGTGGAGTGGAGAGAGTATACCTAAAAGTATTTGACGGTAAGAGTAATCCTAAATTTTGGCGTTTCCAATGTACATCAGAGATCATTGAGCGGTTCAACAATGAAGGCATAGAAGTGTACGGATGGGGCTATCACTACGGAACTCAAGACATTACTGCTCAAGTGTCTGCCATTCAAGAAGCTCTCGATTGCGGCATCAGTGGCTATGTCATAGACATAGAGACAGAAGCTGAAAATGTAAACACTCATCCCTACGTAGGCAGTTTGTTAGAACAATTACGACAGCACATTGGGTCTCGAAAACTAGGCTATACCAGCTTTGGTCATCCCCAATTTCATCCTAATATTCCTTGGAAGCTATTAGACCAGCACTGCGATCTAGCTTTTCCTCAAATCTATTTTGAAAAATTTCGTTTTGCTTCGACTAACGAAGATGAAGTTCAAGCATGCTTGAAAGCTCACAGAGATCTCAATCTACAGAAGCCCATCCTCCCAATTTGGGGATCTGAAAGCGACGCAAGAGCGCCGTCCTCAGCCGGTGAATTACAGTCATACTTAGCTCGTTTCCCTGGCTCTTCTGTTTGGAGGATTCCTAGGGTTGGCGAAAGAGGGCAGGCCTGGAACCTGAGTTACAAAGACAAAGTATCGCAACCGGTTGGCGGAAATCCATCTGAGTTTGAACTTCCTTCTCTCTCAAGAATTCTCAGAAGAGGCTCTGTTGGAGAAGATGTAAAAGCCTTGCAACGGGCATTAAACGCGCTTGCCTTCGAGGCAGGTAATACAAACGGAGAATTTAATACTCAAACTGAACGTGCTGTTACCAGGTTTCAGCAAAAGGCAGGTATTACAATAGATGGAGAGGTCGGACCCGAAACTTGGAGTGCTCTTGGCGGTGAGCTTGGCTTAGTCAATAGACCTGATCAAGGCATCCTTCAAGAACTAGGAAACTTTGCAGAGAGAGAAGCTAACCGTGATCTCCAGTGGACTAGTCCTACTAGTGAAGCTGAAAAATATTTAGAGATATTTCGAGAGCCTATGAATAATCTTGGCCAGATCGGCACAGCTAAAGTATTTTATGACTGGTGTGGAGCATTCGTGTATTATTGCTGTCGCGAGGTTGGAATACAAGTACCTATACAACCGAACGAGTTTTGGGCAACGATGGCCCTTGTCGAATCGTGGAAATTCTGGGCAAGGAGGAAAGGATACTGGTTTCCAAAAGAAGGCTTTATACCTAAGAGAGGAGATATTCTTACTTTTGATTGGGATGGAGATAGGTTTTCTAACCATATTGGCATCGTGAGAAATTACACAAGAGGAAGCAATGTAATTGGAACGTCGGAGGGGAATAAGGCTAATAGAAGTGGAAACTTCGACAGAGATCTTAGACATGTAGAGGGATTTATAAGAATTTCTATTTGA